Below is a genomic region from Salvelinus sp. IW2-2015 linkage group LG18, ASM291031v2, whole genome shotgun sequence.
GATGAATACTGTCTGCATGACTACAGGTGAGTTTACCAATGTTGTTCATTTTGAACCAAACTGACTGAATCGttcatttttgttttccgttgcaaagcATGTTAAAATGTTTCTTGCTCCGTGCcgtaatgaacacgaccctgttcacaactgtttttaaaaaaaattgttgaatgGGTTGTGATGGGAATGGGAACCCATTTTCATATACAGCAATGCCCTGTAAATGAACCATCGACTTTGATCTTGTAATTTATGTTTAATTGAAATGAGTGTAGTGGGTAACTTGTAGAGGGCTATTTGCTTAGAAAGTAATTCCCCTTGTAGTAAATACATTATTTCCCTGAACCCTTAGCTAAATCTACATCTTTGGTTGATTGATATAAGACAGACAGTCACGTATTGAAAGTGTTTGGAGAGCTAGCCTATCCCAGTAGTGAGTCCTCAGTTTTATTAGATACAGACCCGGTCTACAGGTTGCAGATGGTGGTTGCGTCATGAACGCTTGTCACTTAATTTTCCACATGATCTGTCCCCGGTGAGATTTAGTTAGGTCTGAGGAtcaacaaaacatcctttgaaGTCTTAGAAATGGAGGGTGCGAGGGGTTGGATTTGCATAGAACTGACGTTCTGCTAGAATTCCAGCAGAATTCCCAGACATGTGCATAAGTTCATCTGGAGTGCAGACTGACGGAGGAAGGATGTTTGTTCCAGAATGATTATCGTTTGCCTGGTCTGTGTttccagggtcgtgttcattaggcaccaaacagaagaaaactgaaAACGGGGAGTCATTGTTTTTTTCCCGCTGCGTGTagtaatgaacatgacccatgcATGAACGATCCAGCTAGCTGTAAGGCAAAGCAAYACGATGGTAGCTTAACCTTACAAAGGACTTGGGACAGTTTCTACCAACCATCATTGCTGACATTTATCTTGTTTGTCTGCAGTATTGCTGAGGGCTGTACACTGAAGCTGGTCCTGGCCATGAGAGGAGGACCCATCAACACCAGGAGAGGTATGTTGAGATGGGTTTGGATTTCTCGGCGTTCACTGCTGTACacccataagtattcacacagaTTAAATTCACCTATTTGTGGCTGTTTTAGTCCTGTAACCTCTGTAGCAACATGTTGAGATGAACCCAGTGAGTCCAAACAGTCTCTCACCCTCATGTCTATGAAAGACTCAGTGATTGGTTGATTCTCTCTCTTGTACAGTGTCCATGAAAGACTTtgttgttgattgattgactgaccggtttctctctccctcagtgtctGTGGAGGACCCATTGAAGGATATGGCAGAGCtgatggagggaggcagggaggagggctGGGAGAAGAGTATGCCTAGCAACAAGCAGGTCACCTTCCTGGTGTACCGAGAGGGAGACCAGCTCAACTTCTTCCGGGTCGTCGACCGAGGGGACGGAACTCTGACCCCTGTCTCAGAATCATTCAGGTGAATACAGGCCACTCCAGATAAGTGCACTTCGAAGTGCAATAAAAATGTTCCAGTCCCAAWTCAACTACATTGTTTTTAAAGCACTTTCCACTCAGACACTGTACACATTTTAGATCAGTGCGCTTTATTTGGGTAGGTGGCAAAATGACAcactatacacatatatacatacacacaaaagtatgtggacaccccattcAAATGACCCTATtatgctatttcagccacacgggtgtataaaatcgagcacaccgccatgcaatctccatagacaaacatYagcagtagaatggcctgtactgaagagatcagtggatttcaatgtggcactgttataggatgccacctttccaacaagggagtttgtcaaatttctgccccgctaatctgtaagtgctgttattgtgaagtggaaatgttttggagcAACGGTGGCTCtaccgtgaagtggtaggccacacaagctcacagaactgggccgctgaagtgcgtagcacgtaacaaaaaaatgatgtcctcggttgcaacactccctaccgagttccaaattgcctttggaagaaacgtcagcacaagaactgttcgttaggagcttcatgaaatRggtttccatggccgagcagccgcacactagccaaagatcaccatgcgcaatgccaagtgtcSgctggagtggtgcaaagctcactgccattgcactctggagcagtggaaacacattctctggagtgatgaatcacgcttcacaatctggcagtcagacggacgaatctggggtTGGCTGATGACAAGAGAACAMTACCTGCCttgaatgcattgtgccaactgtaaagttcagtagaggaggaatagtggtcgggggctgtttttcatgKttcgagctaggccccttagttccagtgaaggcaaGTCTTTAAGCTatggcatacaatgacattctaattctgtgcttccaactttgtgtgaACAGGTTGGGGAagaacctttcctgtttcatcatgacaatgccMCYGTGYACAaagtgagatccatacagaaatgtttcatCGAGATTGATGTGGacgaacttgactgacctgcacagagccctggcctTAACCCCATCGATCACCTTTRGAATGAATTGTAACGctgactgagagccaggccttatcgcccaacctcactaaggctctggtggctgaatggaagcgagTCTCTGCAGCAATGTTYCAACATCtaggggaaagccttcccaaaatagtggaggctgttagttagcagcaaaggggggtccAACTTCTTATCagtacccatgattttggaatgagatgttcgatgagcaggtgtccacatacttttggtcatgtcgtgTAGTTCCCATACACATAGAGTCTATAAAATAGACCAGGTTTATATTCTTCCTCAATATCACTGGTCAAGGTCAGCATGGGTGAACGTGTGTCATCATTCTGAACTGAAGCAGTTTAGGACAGGACAGTTTAGAACAGGATGTCTGTTATTCTGATTGTGTCGAGCTGTTGATCTCTCCCTCGTAAAAAGCCTGTCCATGTGTGATCTTTgtttatatgtctgtgtgtgtgtgtgtgttccagtggtGGCTCGGTGTACAACATGTTctctgaggaggaggacaacGACAGTGAGGGCTTGCCTTTGGTCCAGCCAACCCTGGAAAACTGTATCACCATGAACAAGATGAAGCTGCTCAAAGCCAAGATGGAGGACATGAACATCAACAAGAAGGTAGACAGATTTGACTTCCTAATTCTTTCCATAGGATATAATTCATTTCTAGCCATTAACACGGTTAGCAAGGAAGTAAAAATACATCTTTATTGTCCAAAGCATTTTATTGGCAAAGTGCCTAACAGCATCATAAACCTAAAACTTCAAAATGCAAGCCCACTTGTGAMAATGCCTCAATGTGTGACTCAATGATTTACCAATAAACTTGCATCTTAAGTAACTACTCATTATCTAATCAAAATGAGTGATTCTCTTCCTCGCCTTGCTCAAATTGAAGCCCTCAAACACACTGTATGACTCTTTCTGTCTCCACCCCCCAGCCTAAGAAGTCTGCCAAGTTGGAACCTCTTCCCCCCGTCGGTCCCCGGCCCTGCAGCAGCTCTCTGGACCCCTCTGGACCCCGACACCACCGCCTCTTCCGCGTCCTGCCCGAGATCAACCAATCCCATCATTCCACCTCACACTTACCTCCAATCAGGGACCAGGGATCCACAACTCCCTCCCCTCCCGCTACTGCCTCCGCCTCCACCCACCTGTCAAGCAGCGGCCGAGCTCTGCCCTATTTCTCTTCCTCGTCCTGTTACATGCTCCAGGAGGAGGAGCCATGGCAGTCCATCCCCAAGTCGATCAGACCCCCTCCCAAAGTGTCCCGGTTGGAGATCGGCAGCACCAGGCTCATGAGGGACTGTGTGTACCCGCAGCTCCCCGTGCTCTCCAGCAGGGGTCAGGTTGGTGGGGCCACGGAGCTGCCTGACCCCAGAAGAGAGKCACTGGGCCTGGGGTTGCTGGAGGAGGCGGTGGGCCTGCTGGAGCCCACACCGCCTAGAGCTTTATACGGAGGAGACCTGCTCTCAGATCCCCTCAGCCTGGATATCTCTTCCCAGCCAGAGATGGATCTGGGTGGGTTGGATGGGCTAGGAGCCCTGGGGGTTGGAGCAGAGCTCCAGCTCCCTTccaccccctctctgctctcccaagCTGTGGGGATGAACTCTTTAAACAACTGGGCAATGGGTGGTTCTGATAGGCTAGCCTGGAAAGGGGAGAGGACACCTTTACTTGGCAACACCCTTCATCATATTCCCGACTCTCCTTCCTCATCATCCTCCCCCTCAAGTAGACCAAGACTACCACAACCCTTTGAGTTTTCCGGCTCAGCAACGTCACCCCTACGACCCaatctccactcctcctcccaccCCACCACTCTTCtcgcccctcctcctcctgctagcccctcctctcctcctcaaggCTCTCGTTTGCGAGGCATCAATGTGGACTCCCCAGGCAAGTGGCCGGAGGTGATCAGTAAAAGCGAGGCGCGTGGCATCACCAAGCTGGCCAACCAGGCCTGTATGGAGCCTCTCGGGTCCCTCCGCAACACAGAGCTCCTggcctccctgtcctcctccaggTCCCTAGGCAGCAGCAGGGGAGTCCTASAACCGAGCCTGGGACTCGGGTTGGGGCTTCCCGCTGTTGGGGCCTCCGGGCTTGGCACGCTAGGCTCCACggctctctccctcccagccAACATCCAGCTACTCCAGGAGGACCTGATACGAAGAGCAGCCACCTCCTACATGGTAAGTAGTAAGGACAGACTATTGAGATACTACAACCCAGCTAAGATGGAAAATGGGCACTATCCTCAAATGAGGACTCAGTGATGAACTGCCTAAATAGGAATAAGCAACTCAAAGAAGCACAGTGATAGTGcatttgtgttgtattgtgatgtactgtactgttgtaCACTGTATAGTTTTTGCATAGCCTGAAATCCATAACCTGTTTTTCAAACATTCCCCTCCTTGtactctgtcattgccaaacaaTGTTTAGCATGACCAGGAGTTTTAAGGAGTGGAACGATCACTAAACAGACTGGTAACCAGACTGTTTTGTGCGGTGTTGATAGAGCCCCACAAATACCCATTCCCtgtaaaacctagcggtcaaacagggaaatggttccaattgtttttccaccattcatttttcccttaggggattttagaaacacttaaaataagggctgtgtttcgtggtACTCTATTGACCTTGTCTGAAACCTCTTGTCATCGTTTCAGTCAACCAACAGCCTGGGATCAGCTGGAGGCTCCAGTTCAATAAGAAGACTAGGTGAGTGGGACAACCCTAAAAACCCAGGGACctgggtctggtcaaaagtagtcttGAGTTGTGAACTAGGAAATAGCATGCCATTTCAAATGCAAGCCCCaatcaaaagtagtgtgctatatactagggaatagcatgccatttcaAATGCAAGCCCCaatcaaaagtagtgtgctatataCTAGGGAATAGCATGCATTTCAAATGCAAGCCCCaatcaaaagtagtgtgctatatactagggaatagcatgccatttcaAATGCAAGCCCaatcaaaagtagtgtgctaatactagggaatagcatgccatttcaAATGCAAGCCcaatcaaaagtagtgcgctatatactagggaatagcatgccatttcaAATGCAAGCCCAATCAAAAAGTAGTTGCGCTATATACTAggaatagcatgccatttcaAATGCAAGCCCaatcaaaagtagtgtgctatatactagggaatagcatgccatttcaAATGCAAGCCCcaatcaaaagtagtgcgctatatactAGGGAATAGCAATGCCATTTTAAATGCAAGCCCcaatcaaaagtagtgcgctatatactagggaatagcatgccatttcaAATGCAGGCCCCAATCaaaaaagtagtgcgctatatactagggaatagcatgccatttcaAATGCAAGCCCCAATCAAAAGTAGTGAGCTAtatactagggaatagggtgccatttcaaaaGCAGAACAAGTCTTTAATATATGTTTTTTGTCCTTTCATCCTATTAAGAAAATAAGAATTGAGTAATGAGTCATTCTCAGATCCTCATCTCATTGAATCCaagagggaatgtgatgaatttatgaaaattcCAAATATAATCAAAATTCCCCCAGGTTGGTGGTTCTATTTATACCTTGTTTATTGAGATGAAGAAAGCTGCTTGTTGCTGGTGCGTTTTCCACCCAAATCTTTGTGAAAGCAACATTATTATGCTAGTAGCCTAGCACCGAGCCTGTTGTCTGCAGCATTAGMCTGCCCTGCAGATTGTTGCCTTTGTGTCTCTGGCCTGATGAGGCAGGGTGGGCTGTCACCAACACACACTGCCACGGagcgaagacacacacacacacactgtcagaaaGAGACGGAACAGTTCTCTGACAGACTTAGGGGTAGAGGCAGACTGAGGCCWCATACACAAATTGACGCATGGAcagacaccacactcacacatgaaCACAGTAACAAAATAGCTCACTGACCTAGGGTTAGTGCCAGTAagggcacacacaccacacatacagcaagtacacacacacacatattatgtGAAAGCAGCCAATGCATGTTATATGAGCGTTGCACGGCAATGGCATTCAGTATTAATATGATACAGCTGCAGAATGAGCACCATCAACAGGAGAGGAGATTTATGTtcatgtttacacacacacacaataacccatacacaccacacaatgagccatacacacacacacaataactcatacacaccacacaatgagccatacacacacacaataacccatacacaccacacaatgagccatacacacacacaataacccatacacaccacacaatgaGCCAAGGACAGCAGAACGTGTTTGGCTACATTGCAGTCGAACTTCACTGATCACTAATCTACAAATTaccttgcatcccaaataactactcattatgtaATCAAGATTAGCTATTATGTGTCTCGCCTTGCTCAAACTGATTCCCTTCAAACAGCTCGTCTTAGTGTGGATGGCCTTTTGAGTATGTTCTGTAGCAGTATATCAGAGCAGATTAGTGAGGAGGACACAACTCAACACCCAATCTCATGGCCCAATGCCTGGGTMGGAGGTTCTACTGTCTGCTGTGTCACACTAACCTCCCTTTTTATATCAGTCCTGTTACGCCTAGCCTTCATCCCTATTATCTGTCTGTCGTTGTCGGTCTCTGTCGTTGcctgtcgctctgtctctcggtCGGTCGGCcgttctctgcctgtctgccggCCGGTCTCTGTTTGTcggtaacagtaaacattacactcacaacatTTKCGAWKGAATAAAGAKATTACAAATGTCAtgatgtacaaaagggaaaataaatataggttgtatttacaatggtgtttgttcttcactggttgcccttttcttgtgtcaACAggtcacatcttgctgctgtggtatttcacccaatggatatgggagtttatcaaaattggatttgttttcaaatccaGTGTGTctctgtaatctgagggaaatatgtgtctctcatatggtcatacatttggcaggaggttaggaagtgcagctcagtttccacctcattttgtgggaggtgtgcacataggcagacctggcactcaagagaagacaggctttctcaatagcaaggctatgctcactgagtctgtacatagtcaaagatgtcCTTAATTttggatcagtcacagtggtcaggtattctgccgctgtgtactctctgtttagggccaaatagcattatactgtagtttgctcagtttttttgtcaatctttccaatgtgtcaagtaattatcttttggttttctcatgatttggttgggtctaattgtgttgctgtcctggggctctgtggggtgtgtttgtgaaaagagccccaggaccagcttgcttagggggctcttctttGGGTTCATTtcgctgtaggtgatggctttcttATGGAAGATTTCAGAATTgctttcttttaggtggttgtagaaattATCGMCTCTTTTCCGGATTTTGATAGTTAGCAGGTATCAGActatttctgctctgcatgcattatttggtgttttacgttttaCACagagtagtctacagtactactgccaagagatgagctacaggtgtacctaccataggagtcccctcgaagtctaccattgactatgtacatacacaacgtccgacagagctgcaggagttgtgacctgtttttgttggttatgttgtcatagttgtgtctaggggggaatatgggggagggaatgctgtcacctccaggtatgcatttgtccccctgtgtgctgaggatgTCGGGTTCTTGTCCAATTCTGGCAtgtaggtcgccacagactagtacatgtccctgagcctggaaatggttgatctccctctctaggatggagaagctgtcttcattaaagtatgaggATTCTactggggggatataggtagcacataTTAATTTCTAgcaagatgtaaaatgttcctgttttgactaatagAGTGGGGTTAGGTCTGCTGTAAaccaaattagcataccgcctgagtctcttccctgtttcacacctggtagatTGGTAGATGGGACTACCAgatctctgtaacctagagggcaatgAGTGGGTCCGTCTCccctataccatgtttcttgtaggatgacaatgtcagTATTTCCAGTTTCTtttgaagtctgggttcctgctctttaggccaaaggcagatgacctcagaccttgtatattccaggatgagaaggctttgtgttccatagtgtctagtgttgtttttgtgtggtttaggcccggaccatcacagtaaCGTGAGCAGAGCATCTGATACATAGCTCTTACgttgcaggatggggcttgggcggATGTAATAGTGgaggttgggcctgttgctctgctcacggcctgaGCATACATCTTGCTGTCATGTTTAGGTCCTTGCCGcggggggcatggggtgggcagaaggggtataggtctgatatggggggACCTATATAGGgtgtgttc
It encodes:
- the zfand4 gene encoding AN1-type zinc finger protein 4 — protein: MADRKEPPIYNDDSVGAFQYKLPFYETMELFIETLTGTCFELRVSPFETVISVKAKIQRLEGIPVAQQHLIWNNLELEDEYCLHDYSIAEGCTLKLVLAMRGGPINTRRVSVEDPLKDMAELMEGGREEGWEKSMPSNKQVTFLVYREGDQLNFFRVVDRGDGTLTPVSESFSGGSVYNMFSEEEDNDSEGLPLVQPTLENCITMNKMKLLKAKMEDMNINKKPKKSAKLEPLPPVGPRPCSSSLDPSGPRHHRLFRVLPEINQSHHSTSHLPPIRDQGSTTPSPPATASASTHLSSSGRALPYFSSSSCYMLQEEEPWQSIPKSIRPPPKVSRLEIGSTRLMRDCVYPQLPVLSSRGQVGGATELPDPRREXLGLGLLEEAVGLLEPTPPRALYGGDLLSDPLSLDISSQPEMDLGGLDGLGALGVGAELQLPSTPSLLSQAVGMNSLNNWAMGGSDRLAWKGERTPLLGNTLHHIPDSPSSSSSPSSRPRLPQPFEFSGSATSPLRPNLHSSSHPTTLLAPPPPASPSSPPQGSRLRGINVDSPGKWPEVISKSEARGITKLANQACMEPLGSLRNTELLASLSSSRSLGSSRGVLZPSLGLGLGLPAVGASGLGTLGSTALSLPANIQLLQEDLIRRAATSYMSTNSLGSAGGSSSIRRLGTPTYHLPPVKVPLSRKKKSSKHCFLCGKKTGLATSYECRCGSNFCATHRYAETHDCTYNYKSAGRRFLQETNPXVNAPKLPKI